In Symmachiella dynata, the following are encoded in one genomic region:
- the lepB gene encoding signal peptidase I produces the protein MGPRKKAATEKPSKASQPPKVEPAKDADVQPAGGKRRQDGFRETVESIVIAFVLAFLFRTFEAEAFVIPTGSMAETLYGRHKDVTCEKCDTLFRVSASDEIEENGIIAVDWSTGETPKIVNYALCPNCRYPNNVLDNQAFVGDRILVNKFPYEFGDPERFDVVVFKYPEEPKTNYIKRLVGLPGETIKIDWGNLYARKSDTEEFQILRKSPEKQKKLQIPVFDNDKPAQQLLDAGWPERWASVANVDEKWSVVKNGWSEDAKNRSFQFSAKADPSDDWQWLRYRHIVPFADDWRRVINGERVDDPPPPPQLITDFSSYNSGISLGEAQRKTPTGDLFPQPPSDTWGVHWVGDLTLNCEVNLLQPQGELLLELVEGDRWYRCRIDLTTGMAELEYIDTSFNLDPVPLKGATDANTPLNKAGSYEVEFANVDDRLLLWIDGDLIDFGEGGGIVPPITLSQRKPTNRDLAPVGIAARDASLTVSHLNISRDVYYLSCSKDNLGNGTQAQVDFNAPTSLSELRTFLANPETAFSGKGYSQGYMDMQSNEFKLGEDEFFVLGDNSARSKDSRLWDNGRIPNRIGDNDQSGHNHAVPRDLLIGKAFFIYWPHGIPFLNNGRGIPVWYYNQPEAVKVGPGDYRPVQPLGPNGPMELEKSKYPSLSVPFYPQWQRWQRIE, from the coding sequence ATGGGTCCACGTAAAAAAGCAGCCACTGAAAAACCGAGCAAAGCGTCGCAGCCTCCCAAGGTCGAACCGGCCAAGGATGCGGACGTCCAACCAGCTGGCGGAAAACGCCGGCAGGATGGATTTCGCGAGACGGTGGAATCGATCGTGATCGCCTTTGTCTTGGCATTTTTGTTTCGCACCTTTGAAGCGGAAGCCTTCGTCATCCCCACCGGCTCGATGGCCGAAACGCTCTATGGCCGGCACAAGGATGTCACGTGCGAAAAATGTGACACTCTGTTCCGTGTGAGTGCCAGCGACGAAATCGAAGAGAACGGAATCATCGCCGTCGACTGGTCCACAGGCGAAACACCGAAAATTGTCAACTACGCGCTCTGCCCCAACTGCCGCTATCCCAACAATGTCTTAGACAATCAGGCATTCGTGGGCGACCGCATTTTGGTCAATAAGTTCCCCTATGAATTCGGCGACCCGGAGCGCTTCGATGTCGTGGTTTTCAAATACCCCGAAGAACCCAAAACCAACTACATCAAACGATTGGTTGGACTGCCGGGGGAAACGATCAAGATCGATTGGGGGAACCTCTACGCTCGCAAATCGGATACAGAAGAGTTTCAGATTCTGCGAAAATCTCCGGAGAAACAAAAGAAGTTACAGATCCCCGTCTTTGACAACGACAAGCCGGCTCAGCAACTTCTCGATGCGGGTTGGCCCGAGCGTTGGGCCTCTGTTGCCAATGTGGACGAAAAATGGTCGGTGGTCAAAAATGGTTGGTCGGAAGACGCCAAAAACCGCAGTTTTCAATTCTCGGCAAAAGCCGATCCGAGTGATGATTGGCAATGGTTGCGGTATCGGCATATCGTGCCGTTCGCTGACGACTGGCGACGTGTCATCAACGGCGAGCGCGTTGACGATCCACCGCCGCCACCGCAATTGATCACAGATTTTTCGTCGTACAATTCGGGAATCTCCCTCGGCGAAGCGCAGCGCAAGACACCGACCGGTGATCTGTTTCCGCAACCGCCGTCTGATACGTGGGGCGTGCACTGGGTCGGCGACTTGACCCTCAATTGCGAAGTGAACCTGTTGCAACCTCAGGGCGAACTGCTGTTGGAGTTGGTCGAAGGGGACCGTTGGTATCGCTGCCGCATCGATCTCACCACCGGCATGGCGGAGTTGGAATACATCGACACAAGCTTCAATCTCGATCCCGTTCCGCTCAAAGGAGCAACCGACGCCAACACCCCGCTCAACAAAGCCGGATCGTATGAAGTGGAGTTCGCAAACGTTGATGATCGGTTGCTGCTGTGGATCGACGGAGACCTGATTGATTTTGGTGAAGGGGGCGGAATTGTTCCCCCGATCACCTTGTCGCAGCGCAAACCGACAAATCGCGACTTGGCCCCGGTGGGCATTGCTGCCCGCGATGCTTCGCTAACGGTCTCTCATTTGAACATCTCGCGCGACGTCTATTACCTCAGTTGCTCTAAGGATAATCTCGGCAACGGCACACAGGCACAGGTCGACTTTAACGCCCCGACCAGTTTATCGGAGTTGCGTACCTTTCTGGCCAACCCGGAAACCGCTTTCTCAGGCAAAGGGTACAGCCAGGGCTATATGGACATGCAGTCGAATGAATTCAAATTGGGCGAAGACGAGTTCTTTGTGCTGGGCGACAATAGTGCCCGCAGCAAAGACAGCCGACTGTGGGACAATGGACGCATCCCCAATCGTATTGGTGACAACGACCAATCGGGACACAATCATGCAGTTCCCCGCGATTTATTGATTGGCAAGGCATTTTTCATCTACTGGCCGCACGGCATTCCGTTTTTGAACAATGGACGCGGGATTCCCGTTTGGTATTACAACCAGCCTGAAGCTGTTAAAGTCGGGCCTGGTGACTATCGTCCTGTACAGCCGTTGGGGCCCAACGGGCCGATGGAATTAGAGAAATCCAAGTACCCCAGCTTATCGGTCCCCTTCTATCCGCAATGGCAACGGTGGCAGCGTATTGAGTAG